AAGTCCTGGACGCGGAGTTGGTCGAGGACGACGCCCCCGCTGGTGAGCGGCCCGTGACGCTGGTCGACCAGCCCGGTAGCGCGAGCGATGGCGACTGGGTGGCGCGGCTGCGGGAGACCGAGCGGTTGCCGATCGTTCCCGGCTACCTGCGCACGGTGTCGGAGGCGAAGCAGACCGCAGGGTGGGTGGCGCGGCACTACGCGCACGCCACCGGCTACCACGCGGTCCGTGCGCCGCTGTACCTGCTCAAGCTCGCTGCCCGGTCCCCGCAGGGCGCGGTGCTGCTGCTGGCCGCGACCGGCCGGTGGGTCTCGGACGCGGAGGGCCGTCCACTGCGTCGGGAGATGGCGGTCCGGGGTGAGGCCGAGAAGTACCTCAAGCTCGTGCACGAGCGTGACGCGCGGGTCCGACTGCGCACGATCCTGCTGCTGGTCGGGTCCACCCTCGGGGTGCTGCTGTTCATGGTGCTCCCCGAGGTGACGCCGGGGTGGGTCACCTGGGTCTGCGGCATGGTTGCGCTGGGCATTCTCGGCAAGCTCGGCACCCCGGCGGACAAGCCCGTCGCGGGCCGTGCGGTGATCGGCGCGCAGGCCGCCAAGCTCACCTCGGACGTGGTGGTCCGGGCGTTGACCTCGCTGGGTATCGCCGGGATCAACGGGCCTGTCGCCAAGCACGGCCAGCAGGCCATCGGGTTCACCGCGCCCATCACCCGCGACGGACCCGGTTGGCGCGCGGACGTGGAACTACCCGGTGGTGTCACCGCGACCGAGGTTGTCGAGCGCCGGGAGAAGCTCGCGTCCGGCCTGGGGCGTCCGCTCGGGTGCGTGTGGCCGGAGCACAACGCCAACGGCCACCCCGGTCAGCTCGTGCTGTGGGTGGGGGACCGTGACATGTCCAAGGCCAAGCAGCCCACGTGGCCGCTGGCCAAGGGTGCCGCGATCGACCTGTTCAAGCCGCAGCCGTTCGGCACCGACGTACGCGGCCGGTGGGTCGAGATCGTGCTCATGTTCGTGTCCGGCGTCATCGGCGCGATCCCCCGCATGGGCAAGACCTTCACACTGCGGGAACTGCTGATCATCGCCGGGTTGGACCCGCGCAGCGAGCTGCACACCTACGACCTCAAGGGCACCGGCGACCTGTCCCCACTCGCCCTGGTGTCGCACCGCTACCGGGCCGGTGACGACCCGGAGGACATCGCGTACGCCCTGGCCGACCTGCGGGCACTGCGGGAGGAGATGCGCCGCCGCACCAAGGTGATCCGGGAACTGCCCAAGGACCTGTGCCCGGAGAACAAGGTCACGTCGGCGCTGGCGTCGAAGCAGTCCCTGCGGCTGCACCCCATCGTGATCGGCGCGGACGAGTGCCAGGTGTGGTTCGAACACCCCGACCACGGCGCGGAGTTCGAGGAAATCTGCACCGACCTGGTCAAGCGCGGCCCGGCCACCGGCATCGTGCTGCTCCTGGCCACGCAGCGGCCGGACTCGAAGTCCATCCCCACCCAGATCAGCGACAACGCCGTGTTCCGGTTCTGCCTCAAGGTGACAGGACAGACCGCCAACGACATGGTGTTGGGCACGTCGTCCTACAAGAACGGAGAGCGCGCCACGCAGTTCTCGTTCTCCGACAAGGGAATCGGTCTGCTCAAGGGCGTCACCGACGAGACCACCACGGTCAAGGGCGTCTACATCGACGGCCCGGCGGCGGAGACCATCGCGGGCAGAGCACGGGCACTGCGCACAGCCGCAGGGCTGCTCACCGGCTACGCCGCAGGGCTGGACACCACAGTGGACGACAACGACACCGCGTCCACGCTGCTGGCCGACGTGCTCACCGCGATGGGCGCGGCGGACAAGATGTGGTCGGAGTCCATCGTGGACGGTCTCGCCGACCTCCGACCCGCCATCTACGGGCCGTGGGCCGAACAGGACGGCAAGGGCAAGGCCATGCAGCTCTCGGCCGCGCTCAAGCCCTACGGCGTCGGCACCGGCCAGGTGTGGGGCACCGACCCCGCCACCGGCAAGGGAGCCAACCGGCGCGGCGTCGAACGCGCCCACATCACAGCAGCCATCACGGAGCGCGACGGCAAGTAGCCACCGCCGCTCCCTGCGGAACGGCGCTAGGTCTAGCACCACACCCCGCTAGACCTAGCGCCCCCGCTAGCACCACACAACACACCTGATCAGCGCCCTAGTACCTAGCGGCGTTGGTCTCGCGCACCCGAAAACCGACCCGGAGGCCTCCCGTGGACCCCCTCACGACGATCATCACAAGCCCGATCCTGCTGACACTAGTCGTCACGCTCGGTTACGCCGTGTCGTGCGCGGTCTGGCCATTCAAGCGCTGCCGCGCCTGCTCCGGCGCAGGTCACCACAAGTCGCGCGTCATCCGCGCCTACCGGCCCTGCCGCCGCTGCGGCGGCAGCGGGATGCGGCTGCGCATCGGCCGCAAGGCGTGGAACGCCTTCACCCGCACCCGGCGCAACCGCCGCGACCACCGA
This is a stretch of genomic DNA from Saccharothrix ecbatanensis. It encodes these proteins:
- a CDS encoding cell division protein FtsK, producing the protein MSVTTTMVGTPDPDERPEMSAATGNVYPLRPTDSTTAHTTEESPGADVERAPEVLDAELVEDDAPAGERPVTLVDQPGSASDGDWVARLRETERLPIVPGYLRTVSEAKQTAGWVARHYAHATGYHAVRAPLYLLKLAARSPQGAVLLLAATGRWVSDAEGRPLRREMAVRGEAEKYLKLVHERDARVRLRTILLLVGSTLGVLLFMVLPEVTPGWVTWVCGMVALGILGKLGTPADKPVAGRAVIGAQAAKLTSDVVVRALTSLGIAGINGPVAKHGQQAIGFTAPITRDGPGWRADVELPGGVTATEVVERREKLASGLGRPLGCVWPEHNANGHPGQLVLWVGDRDMSKAKQPTWPLAKGAAIDLFKPQPFGTDVRGRWVEIVLMFVSGVIGAIPRMGKTFTLRELLIIAGLDPRSELHTYDLKGTGDLSPLALVSHRYRAGDDPEDIAYALADLRALREEMRRRTKVIRELPKDLCPENKVTSALASKQSLRLHPIVIGADECQVWFEHPDHGAEFEEICTDLVKRGPATGIVLLLATQRPDSKSIPTQISDNAVFRFCLKVTGQTANDMVLGTSSYKNGERATQFSFSDKGIGLLKGVTDETTTVKGVYIDGPAAETIAGRARALRTAAGLLTGYAAGLDTTVDDNDTASTLLADVLTAMGAADKMWSESIVDGLADLRPAIYGPWAEQDGKGKAMQLSAALKPYGVGTGQVWGTDPATGKGANRRGVERAHITAAITERDGK